TCTTGAACAGGCTAATGGAGGTGATGTTTTAGTTTTGCGTGCCAGCGGTTCTGACGGATACAATGATTATTTCTATACTGATTTGGGAGTCACAGTTAACTCTGTTGAAACCATTGTTTTTAATAATGCGGCCGCATCAAACAGTGCATACGTTCAACAAAAAATTGAACAGGCTGAAGCTATTTGGTTTGCCGGGGGTGATCAATGGAATTATATTTCATATTGGAGAAATACGCCGGTAGATAGTTTGATTAATATAGCCATCACTGAAAAAAATATTGTTGTTGGCGGAACATCGGCGGGCATGGCTATTCTGGGTGATGTGTACTTCACTGCTGAAAACGGAACGGTGTCGTCAGCCACTGCGTTAAATAATCCTTACGCATCTGCAGTAACCATTGATTCTGCTGAATTTATAAATGTGCCATACATGAACAGCGTGATTACTGATACGCATTATGACAGCCCTGACCGACGCGGAAGACATACCGTTTTTTTAGCAAAAATGTTTGTTGATTTTGGATATGAATTCCCGCTTGGTATTGCGTGTGAAGAATATGTTGCTGTTTGTATTGACACATTGGGTATTGCCCATGTATATGGTGGATATCCAACGTATGATGAACAAGCATTTTTTATTCAGCTAAATTGTGAGATGAATGATATAGTATTGATGCCTGAAGTATGCAGTGATGGTAATCCTCTCACGTGGTCTTATAGCCAGGCTGTTTTGAAAGTATATAAAGTAAACGGCACATCATCTGGGGCAAATTATTTTGATTTGAATGATTGGGAAAATGGCAGTGGTGGCGTATGGGAAACCTGGTATGTTGAGGCAGGAAGTTTTGATGCTGTTTCATCTACGCAGCCTGATTGTTCAGTTTCAATTCAGGAGCATCCAACAAACGCAGTAGATTTTATTCTTTACCCTAAACCTACTGAGTTCAGTATTTATATTGCGTCGTCTTCAGAAAATTTGATTGAGCAAATAAGAATTTTTGACAGCGCAGGTAAATTGCACTCAGATAAATTAATTGGTCAAAAGGATACAACCATTAGCACAAATGGACTTGAAACAGGTGTCTATTACTTACACTGTCTCGTAGGTGGGACCTGGTCTACCGCCCGATTTGTGGTTTTGTAAACGAGTCTTGATTTTGCGTTAATCGCAAATAAATAAATCTATCTGCTGAATTCAATTTTAATCTGAGAAATTGATGTCACAACTTTGGGTCATTAAAACAATGATTTTATGATAACCAAAGTTCAACTTTATTCTTTCAATGCATCCAATGCAAAAACCGTATCTAAACGTCAAATTAAAATGAAGTTTGCGTCAAAGCGAGCTGAAATTATTGCGTGGTCAGTTTTTTTTGGAGTTGGTGTTCTCTATTATTTTGCAACCTTGATGGTGGCTTTGGTTTATTGATGGAGATTTGATGCAAGCTCCGTTTTTTTCTTGAGATGGTTCTTTTGAAATGGTGAAATTACCCAAAAGTTACCCTTTGTCTAGTATGCAATTTTTTTGTTTCCGAGTTGGCCAAGGGTCCCAGGCTGCCTGTGTCGCCTAAAAATTTGTCGATTGGGTACTACGCCCAAAGCTTGTGGCCATTGTTGGTTGTTTTAAACCCAGCTAATCGGCTTTTCTGTCCCAAATTATTTTGAATTTCGGTTTTACCACTTAGATAATTCCTTAAGTGCGTCGTTATGAGAAACTGAATTGCCTTTTTCGATGCGAGCAACCGCGTCGTTGATTTCTTTGTTGTATTGTTTGCGAGTGATCCGCTTAACGTCTTTGTCGACGTTTAACAAGGTCTTAATCATTTCAAGAACTAAAGTCTGCTGTTTTGAAGAGAGTAGGGGAAGATAATTGTCTACTTGTTTTTTTATAGCGGTCGCCGTCATGGTTGAAACTATTATTAAAACGAATTTACGAAAAATAATTGCAAAAGACAAGGTCCGTCGCAAGTCACTCGTTAAATAAGGCTTAAATGTAAGGGATTTGTCAGTCGAATGTTTTTTTCCGAGGTTTGTCCTGGAGCATTGCTGGTAACGGCAGGTCGTCCAAAACCTCATTTACACTTTCCACATGATTAAAATTAATCAATCAAATGACTTGTAAGAAAAGATATTTGGGTGATTTTTTAAAATCGGCTTTAGTGATTGACAAAATAATCTTACCTGATAAGTTGAAGTACTTCTTAAAGCTATATAACCCCGGCCAAATCCAATATTAAACTCCTCATCCTTTTCCACCGACTGTGCGAATAAGTTGAAAGTCAATCCCACTCATATTAAACATAAAATGGTCTTTATGAATTGCCACTATCTCCCCTCTTAAAACGCTACTCCAATTTTTAACCCCATGTGAAAGCGCGGCGCTAATCTTGAATTTTCTTCTACAGTATATTCAAACTGACCGGTGACGCTGTTGTAATTTTCTTCCAATGATGCATCATTAATGCGTGAAATACCAAAACCGGCAGAATAATCAATAAAAATATTGTCATCAAAAAAATATACGTAACCAAAAGATACGCGTCCGGTAAATAAGGTGCGTGATTCTTCTACTTCCTGCTCTATACCACCAAAATCAGTGTACGTTTTAAGGTTGTGATAATAGCGATATTTGAATTCAGGGGCAAAATAAAATTCATCAGCCGCACGATATGGGTAGTATCTTCCACCGGCAAGAAAGCTAAAGCCCATCAAGGGTTGAACGGTTTCATCAGAGAAATCAAAATTATCAGACCACATCATAGAAAAATAATCAGACATGGTTACTCCTAATCCGCCTTCAACTGAAAAATTTTCATTCAAAATCCGCTCATAGTAGAAAGCAAAATCTCCTGAGAAAGCCTCAAAAACATTAAATTTTATCAGGTTGTGTTTTGACCAGTAATCAGGTTCTTTTGATGAAGAAGAATTGAATACTACCACGGTTGGGCCATCTTGCGCAATACCCATTACGCTGATGAAGATAAGACTGAGTAATATGATGCGGCTCATAAAATGATGTATTAATTTCTAATGCAAAGGTATGTGCTTTGTCTGTTCTAACGAATAAAATGACATAATAGTTTGAAAACAAAGTGATTTTGTTACATTTGGCAACGCAGCGCAAATTGAGCTTGCGCATGAGATAGAAGAACTTAGTTGAAAATTAAAAAGTAATGAAAATGAAAAAAAGAATTTTGAGTTTTCTGATTGCGGGGATGGCACTGACATCGCTCCCGGCTTTCAGTCAAACCATTGAAGTGCATAACGGAGCGCAATTTCAGGTAACCAGTCTTGAAAGTGTTGAAACAATCATTGATGTTTCTGAGCAAGGCACATCGTTTCTGACACGTGCAGGTTTTATTGCCAACAAATTTCGAGTACTCAATTTGGATGGACAATTGAATGAACTTTCAAAATTTGAAATTGAAGTGCCTGAAGTGAATGGAAAAAAACTTAAATATTTCTGGTCAGTTAAACTTGGAAACAGTGTGTATTTCATGTCACGTTATTTTGATCGTAAAGCTGATGAGTATACCCTTTATGCATCGCAGTTAGATCCAACAAACGGACAATTCAAACAACATTTTGAAGCCGTGAAAGTGGTAGACAAAAAATTTGGTTCGCTTTCCAATCCTTTTGCTGCCGTGCGCAGTGTAGATTCAACCAAAGTTTTATTCATTACAGAATATCCAACTTCAGGCAGTGAAAATGCAAGATATGGATTGAAAGTGGTGAAAGATGATATGTCAACCGTATGGGCTAAAGACATTGAATTCCCTCATCAAGACAAAGATTTTTCCGTGTTGGATTATGATGTTGACCGCAATGGAAATATTCACTTTACCGCTGCTATTCGCATGGATTGGGATGAAAAAAACGACAAAGATTCTCGTGGTAGATATTATATCACCATCTATTCTTATTTCCATGAAACAGGTGAATTGAAACAATATGAAATTGGATTCACGCAAGAAATCATTCGCTCAATTGACCTTGTGATCAACGAAAAAAATGAACTGGTTGGTACCGGTTTCTACAGCGAGAAAAAACTAGCTGATTCATATAAAGGATTTTTCTTTTTGAGAATTAATCCTGAAACAAAAGAAGTGGTTGCAAAAACGCTAACACCTTTCAGTCAGGAATTACTTGCTCAACTAATTGGTGAGCGCAAAGCAGAAAAAGGAAAAGAGTTGCCTGCGTATGAAATCAGACGTACCTTGCCTTTACCAAATGGAGGTATGGCAGTTGTTGCTGAGCACTACGTTTATCAAAGAACTGAATCAACAAATTCATCAGGTCAAACTACTACCTATGAAACTTGGTTGTTTGGTAATGTGGTTACCATGTTTATTGATGCAGATGGTAAAATGCAAACTGCCGGCGTATTAAAGAAAAAACAATTATGTACTGCTAAAAATGGTAATGCTACGCTGATGCAACAAATGGGTATAGGTATGTATCCGGGGGTTAACGAGCTTCCATATTATGGTATTGGTATTCTTGAGCACAATGGAAACATCATGATTCTGTACAATGAAAATCCAAAAAATGCTGAGCGTGTAGCTGCAGGAAAAAATCCTCTGTCAGTACGTCAAAAAACATCAGTAACCCAATTGGTAACTTTCACGCCGGATGGTAATGTATCATCTGATGTATTGTTTAAATCAAAAGATAAAGAAGCAGGTTACAGCATGCCATTAATGCCGCGTTCATCTATTCAATATGCATCTAACTCAATGGTGGTGTTTGGACGCAAAGGAAAAAACATGAGGGTATCACGTTTGACTGTGAATTAACATAATTAGTTTACTTAAAAAGAGCTGTTCCAATGATGGGGCGGCTCTTTTTTTATAGTTACTTTTGATAACATTCAACATTCACCGGTATGAATTATATCCAACGTCATGCTCTTTTTTTATTCTTGGCTCTTGCTACATTTTGTCGGGCACAAGATGTTGAAATATATAATGGGGCAGAATTTAAAATTGATTCCAAAACTCGCGTTGATGGCTTTGTTGAAAACAATGACAACATGCTGTCTTTTGTCACTTATTCGTATAAATTGTTTGATACTGATTTGAGTAGAACTGAGCTTTATGTGTTGGATGAACAATTGAATTATTACAATAGTTTTCCTATCATGCTGCCTGATTCAGATGAGGGCAAATTGTATTTCAGAGAAACAAAAAAATTTAAAAACAAATTGTATTTGGTCTCACGCATGAGTACGCGCACAGGGGGTGGTATGAAACTTTTTGCAAGTGAATTGGATGCCAGTACCGGAACATTGGGAATACACTTTGAACTTTTCGGAACTTCTAAAACAGAAGACAGGCTGGTTGAACGATATGATTTTGTCATGTCAGCTGATTCAAGTAAAATGGCATTGATGCTTGAATATGCAACAAAAAAAGATGAAAATGTGCGCACGGGTTTTAGGGTATTTAATGAAGATTTGAGCGTGTTATGGGAAAATGACATTGTCATACCGGGTGCTGATAAATACACTACCATTACTGATTATATGTTGGACAATAATGGCAATATGCACATTGTTGCTCGCATTGCACTTACCAAAACTGAGCGTGATGAGCAGGGCACCAATGTAAGATATCGTTACGCATTGTTCAGTTATTTTTATCAAGAGAATTTGATCAAAGAATATGATTTGTTTTTGAAAGACAATTACCTCAGCGGACTAACCTTATTGCAGGGTAAAAATAACACCATCATGGGTTCTGCATTTTATACAAATGACAATGCCTCTGCCGGCATTGTTGGCTTTTTAAATTTTAAACTAAATCTTGAAAATTATGCTATTGAAAATTCTCAAATGAATGATTTCAGTGATGAGTTTCTCAGCAATTTTTTAACTGAAAAACAAATTGATAAAGGCAAAGGTGTGCGCAATTTCAGAACAAGATATCTTTTTGCAACCAGTGATAACGGGTACGCATTTGTGGTAGAAGAAT
This genomic stretch from Crocinitomicaceae bacterium harbors:
- a CDS encoding Type 1 glutamine amidotransferase-like domain-containing protein, translating into MRFLFLFLCVNACICSCTSFIFAQDYTSYFTGNSTDVITQPYGGVCLMGGATEDDNAMIWFLEQANGGDVLVLRASGSDGYNDYFYTDLGVTVNSVETIVFNNAAASNSAYVQQKIEQAEAIWFAGGDQWNYISYWRNTPVDSLINIAITEKNIVVGGTSAGMAILGDVYFTAENGTVSSATALNNPYASAVTIDSAEFINVPYMNSVITDTHYDSPDRRGRHTVFLAKMFVDFGYEFPLGIACEEYVAVCIDTLGIAHVYGGYPTYDEQAFFIQLNCEMNDIVLMPEVCSDGNPLTWSYSQAVLKVYKVNGTSSGANYFDLNDWENGSGGVWETWYVEAGSFDAVSSTQPDCSVSIQEHPTNAVDFILYPKPTEFSIYIASSSENLIEQIRIFDSAGKLHSDKLIGQKDTTISTNGLETGVYYLHCLVGGTWSTARFVVL